In one Bacillus clarus genomic region, the following are encoded:
- a CDS encoding MarR family transcriptional regulator has protein sequence EELYLGKKKKPSSKIRFSQFIQENWKFLRDEKYFTSEEKVFLTDLQCNVSMYSNAIVDDVKKKLPCALTIVTIAEVLKTSRPKVSRVVNSLIKKGVLAKSISGDFKDNQQAKDYVLFVNPNIIISGSKDDVSEHLVLQFKNVMSKNTVLSKLPIKLF, from the coding sequence GTGAAGAGTTGTACTTAGGAAAGAAGAAAAAACCATCATCTAAAATTAGGTTTTCTCAATTTATTCAAGAAAATTGGAAGTTCTTACGAGATGAAAAATATTTTACTAGTGAGGAAAAAGTATTTTTAACGGATTTACAATGTAATGTAAGTATGTACTCTAATGCGATCGTAGATGATGTTAAGAAGAAACTTCCTTGTGCGCTAACTATTGTAACAATTGCCGAGGTTTTGAAAACATCAAGACCAAAAGTTAGTAGAGTAGTTAATTCTTTGATTAAAAAAGGTGTCTTAGCAAAATCGATATCAGGAGATTTTAAAGATAACCAGCAAGCAAAAGATTATGTTTTGTTTGTAAATCCAAACATTATTATTTCAGGTAGTAAAGATGATGTTTCAGAACATTTGGTTTTACAATTCAAAAATGTAATGAGTAAAAATACTGTCTTAAGTAAGTTACCAATTAAATTATTTTAG
- a CDS encoding DUF3967 domain-containing protein produces MAQTYWGSEVAKNLGIGSSTLRKYCLALEESGYLFERGNNNSRIFYHTDVATIERIVTAMNNKNVTLEQVINLAMASVEGNEIATVVTDNVADTEHIQALTERIERLEQLNLELIQRLDQQSKLLQETDVQRIIREEQRDIQLMQVLREIEDSKRLIAASEQKKSFWSRLFSK; encoded by the coding sequence ATGGCTCAAACTTATTGGGGATCTGAGGTAGCCAAGAACTTAGGGATTGGCTCAAGTACTTTGCGTAAATATTGTCTTGCCCTGGAGGAATCCGGGTATCTTTTCGAGCGCGGCAATAATAATTCTAGAATTTTTTATCATACAGACGTAGCAACTATAGAACGGATAGTAACAGCTATGAACAATAAGAACGTAACACTCGAACAGGTTATAAACCTAGCAATGGCAAGTGTTGAAGGAAATGAGATAGCAACTGTTGTTACAGATAACGTAGCAGATACAGAACACATACAAGCATTAACAGAACGGATAGAACGATTAGAACAACTTAATTTAGAGTTAATTCAAAGATTAGATCAACAAAGTAAACTTTTACAGGAAACTGATGTTCAAAGGATAATAAGAGAAGAACAGAGAGATATTCAATTAATGCAAGTATTAAGAGAAATAGAAGATAGTAAGCGTTTAATAGCAGCTTCAGAACAGAAGAAGTCATTTTGGAGTCGCCTGTTTAGTAAATAA
- a CDS encoding DUF3967 domain-containing protein, whose protein sequence is MAQTYWGSEVAKNLGIGSSTLRKYCLALEEAGYPFERGNNNSRIFYHTDVATIERLIAATNKKNITLEQAINSVMTSVVENEVATVATDSVAASEHIKVLAERIERLEQLNLELIQRLDQQSKLLQETDVQRIIREEQRDIQLMQVLREIEDSKRLIAASEQKKSFWSRLFGK, encoded by the coding sequence ATGGCTCAAACTTATTGGGGGTCTGAGGTAGCCAAGAACTTAGGGATTGGCTCAAGTACTCTGCGTAAATATTGTCTTGCCCTGGAGGAAGCTGGGTATCCTTTCGAGCGTGGTAACAATAATTCTAGAATTTTTTATCATACAGATGTAGCAACTATAGAACGGCTGATAGCAGCTACGAACAAGAAGAATATAACACTAGAACAGGCTATAAATTCAGTAATGACAAGTGTTGTAGAAAATGAGGTAGCAACTGTTGCTACGGATAGCGTAGCAGCTTCAGAACACATAAAAGTATTAGCAGAACGTATAGAACGATTAGAACAACTTAATTTAGAGTTAATTCAAAGATTGGATCAACAAAGTAAACTTTTACAGGAAACCGATGTTCAAAGGATAATAAGAGAAGAACAGAGAGATATTCAATTAATGCAAGTATTAAGAGAAATAGAAGATAGTAAGCGTTTAATAGCAGCTTCAGAACAGAAGAAATCATTTTGGAGTCGTCTGTTTGGTAAATAA
- a CDS encoding YmaF family protein: MSKHPSDKDIPKSKEQNNTNTVEECEIQTHVHEFTASTKLAEECDDRHNHRFAGVTSEVIPMGNSHVHTIFVNTDFFNHHHEVAITTGPAIPVGNGKHIHFINGTTTLDDDHVHELEFTTLIDRPLL; this comes from the coding sequence ATGAGTAAACATCCATCAGATAAGGATATTCCAAAATCAAAAGAACAAAATAATACAAACACCGTAGAAGAATGTGAAATCCAAACACATGTACATGAATTTACAGCTAGTACTAAGTTAGCGGAAGAATGTGATGACAGACATAATCATCGTTTTGCAGGTGTTACTAGTGAAGTAATACCAATGGGCAATAGTCATGTACATACAATATTTGTTAATACTGATTTTTTTAATCATCATCATGAAGTAGCAATAACAACAGGCCCTGCTATCCCTGTCGGTAATGGAAAGCATATACATTTTATCAACGGAACAACTACATTAGATGATGACCACGTTCATGAATTAGAATTCACTACTTTAATTGACCGACCTCTCTTATAA
- a CDS encoding CsxC family protein: MSEQCPINVPCQVTGQTQTPLNDAPATPILTPGAPIVKIPVVLAERTIQIVVESDISLDPPATEIKRVLKNVFLTQCKLVPVAFTPVPGTNFRRVTRAKLFVQGYIRKNIEYANDECNGVLYDRIANVNFNGFADLSGTDFLSQALIAASSDTTSHFINPKDGDLPRLDKYFFENAVFYNEQPYCELVSANFYELDFSPCPTNLNEPFDTLREKIVLDLTLKVLQVQQVQV; encoded by the coding sequence ATGAGTGAACAATGTCCAATTAATGTACCATGTCAAGTTACAGGACAAACCCAAACACCATTAAATGATGCACCTGCAACACCAATTCTTACTCCAGGGGCACCAATTGTAAAAATACCAGTTGTATTAGCAGAAAGAACGATTCAAATTGTTGTAGAATCTGATATTTCATTAGATCCTCCAGCAACTGAGATTAAACGTGTCTTAAAAAACGTATTTTTAACACAATGTAAATTGGTTCCTGTAGCATTTACTCCAGTACCAGGTACAAATTTCCGCCGAGTTACAAGAGCAAAATTATTTGTACAAGGATATATTCGTAAAAATATTGAATATGCAAATGATGAGTGTAATGGAGTTCTATATGACCGTATTGCAAATGTTAATTTTAATGGATTTGCAGATTTATCAGGAACTGATTTTCTATCACAAGCTTTAATAGCAGCTTCCTCAGACACTACTTCTCACTTTATTAATCCTAAAGATGGTGATTTACCACGTCTAGACAAATACTTCTTCGAAAATGCAGTTTTTTATAACGAACAACCATATTGCGAATTAGTCAGCGCTAACTTCTATGAATTAGACTTTTCTCCTTGTCCAACAAACTTAAATGAACCATTTGATACTCTTCGTGAAAAAATTGTACTAGATCTTACTTTAAAAGTTTTACAAGTACAACAAGTACAAGTTTAA